One region of Bacterioplanoides sp. SCSIO 12839 genomic DNA includes:
- the coxB gene encoding cytochrome c oxidase subunit II yields the protein MSELKEQQWNLPVGVTEISQEVFSLHMIIFWICLVIAVVVFAVMFWSLIRYRKSKGAKAAHFHKSTWVEVFWTAIPVFILIVMAIPATATLKKIYDPSSADIDVLITGYQWRWRYEYMQEKIHFFSNLATPIEQINNQAAKGEHYLLDVDEPLVVPVGKKIRFLLTSADVIHAWWVPELAVKKDAVPGFINEAWTRIDKPGIYRGQCAELCGKNHGFMPIEVHAVSEADYQQWLADRKQQQQDALANNEKQWTTDALIAHGETVYGTYCASCHQMNGQGIPPVFPALAGSPMVSEPDRLQQHLDIVLHGKAGTAMAAFANVLSAADLAAVITYERNAWGNDSGDYVQPADISNMLQGEPSANMSSAEEVVDEPES from the coding sequence ATGTCGGAGCTGAAAGAACAACAATGGAATTTGCCCGTCGGGGTGACAGAGATCAGTCAGGAAGTGTTTTCACTTCATATGATTATTTTCTGGATATGCCTGGTGATTGCCGTTGTTGTATTTGCCGTCATGTTCTGGTCACTGATTCGTTATCGCAAGTCAAAAGGAGCAAAAGCAGCACATTTTCACAAAAGTACCTGGGTTGAAGTTTTCTGGACGGCAATCCCGGTATTTATTCTGATTGTCATGGCAATACCCGCAACCGCCACCTTAAAAAAAATATACGACCCCAGCTCCGCCGATATTGATGTACTGATTACCGGTTATCAATGGCGTTGGCGTTATGAATATATGCAGGAAAAAATTCACTTTTTTTCTAACCTCGCGACTCCCATTGAACAAATCAACAATCAGGCCGCAAAAGGTGAGCATTATTTATTGGATGTTGATGAGCCTCTTGTCGTGCCTGTCGGTAAAAAAATCCGCTTTTTATTAACGTCGGCAGATGTGATTCATGCCTGGTGGGTACCAGAGCTTGCGGTTAAGAAAGATGCCGTTCCGGGGTTTATCAACGAAGCCTGGACCCGTATCGATAAGCCAGGAATTTATCGTGGGCAGTGCGCTGAACTGTGCGGTAAGAACCACGGCTTTATGCCAATTGAGGTGCATGCGGTTTCTGAAGCCGACTATCAGCAGTGGCTGGCTGATCGCAAACAACAACAGCAGGATGCTCTGGCGAATAATGAAAAACAATGGACGACGGATGCACTAATAGCGCACGGCGAAACGGTGTATGGCACTTATTGCGCGTCCTGTCATCAGATGAATGGTCAGGGTATTCCACCGGTTTTTCCGGCGCTTGCTGGCAGCCCGATGGTGTCGGAACCCGATAGGCTGCAACAGCACTTGGATATTGTGTTACACGGCAAGGCTGGGACTGCTATGGCGGCATTTGCCAATGTCTTATCAGCCGCCGATCTGGCCGCTGTGATTACCTATGAGCGTAACGCCTGGGGAAATGACTCTGGTGATTATGTGCAACCAGCGGACATCTCGAACATGTTGCAGGGTGAGCCTTCTGCGAATATGTCTTCAGCAGAGGAGGTAGTGGATGAACCAGAATCCTGA
- the dinG gene encoding ATP-dependent DNA helicase DinG — protein MLQKETKERIQALYRECIKTLDLKPRYGQRVMIAEVAKTLGAVREDDKGIRDNDQGIAVVEAGTGTGKTLAYLLAALPIAIEREKKLLVSTATVALQEQILDKDLPNLKKNISLPFNFALAKGRGRYLCLLKLDKALQQLSGLLSTTVDLFEQSPEEQDKELYESMLLAYGKGEWDGDRDRWPDEIEHDQWSHLTATHRECSNRRCQHFDNCSFFKARSAMENADIIVANHDLVLSDLSLGGGAVLPAPDKTIYVLDEGHHLADKALNHFRLELGVRSTRKWLTQLEKGIEQFVGAAGIPHHMLRELGEAPGQIREIVQTMSLVWPLVMEMLGDQDRLRFEFGQMPDNLRQLLVNIKDPLQSLLLCLDKLTDALQKSLDPKADGDFSVDVAEGWQAPMGIMHARAEQMSEAISWLAAQEAQSTQNKAAHNTVTQENPQAELPVARWLSKVPYGDDWDIRISASPISVADQLRKNLWWRCYGAVVTSATLTALNSFNNLSFETGLPNWANYQRVQSPFNYPELGELQTVNLASDPKSEQFQQDIEAWLKDNVDLTKGTLVLFSSRAQLEATRDQFISDWYDQLLCQGFLPKAEIVRRHKKRIDEGQGSIIFGLASFAEGIDLPGEYVTHVVIVKIPFAVPDDPIQAATSEWLESRGRNPFMDLTLPAASVRLVQACGRLIRKEDDYGRVSILDKRLISHRYGQLLLDSLPPLKRIG, from the coding sequence ATGCTTCAGAAAGAAACCAAAGAACGTATTCAGGCTTTGTACCGCGAGTGCATCAAAACGCTGGATTTAAAGCCTCGTTATGGCCAGCGGGTCATGATTGCGGAAGTGGCGAAAACGCTGGGCGCTGTTCGCGAGGATGATAAAGGCATCCGCGATAACGATCAGGGCATTGCTGTGGTTGAAGCCGGAACCGGTACCGGTAAAACCCTGGCGTATTTGTTAGCGGCGTTGCCAATTGCCATTGAGCGTGAAAAGAAGTTGTTGGTCAGCACCGCAACCGTTGCGCTACAAGAGCAGATTCTCGATAAAGATCTGCCGAATCTGAAAAAAAATATTTCCCTGCCGTTTAATTTTGCCCTTGCTAAAGGCCGTGGCCGTTATTTGTGCTTATTAAAGCTGGATAAAGCCCTGCAGCAGTTGTCGGGCTTGTTATCGACAACGGTTGATTTGTTTGAGCAATCGCCCGAAGAACAAGACAAAGAGCTGTATGAATCCATGTTGCTTGCTTACGGTAAAGGCGAGTGGGATGGTGATCGCGACCGCTGGCCTGATGAAATTGAACACGACCAGTGGAGCCATCTCACCGCGACTCATCGTGAGTGTTCTAACCGCCGCTGTCAGCACTTTGATAACTGCTCTTTTTTTAAAGCCCGCAGCGCCATGGAAAATGCCGACATCATTGTTGCTAACCATGACTTAGTATTGTCGGATTTGTCCTTAGGTGGTGGTGCCGTATTACCGGCACCGGACAAAACCATTTATGTGCTCGATGAAGGACACCATCTGGCGGATAAAGCTTTGAACCACTTCCGCTTAGAGCTTGGGGTTCGCAGTACCCGTAAATGGCTGACTCAATTAGAAAAGGGCATTGAGCAATTTGTCGGGGCAGCGGGCATTCCTCATCATATGTTGCGCGAACTCGGCGAAGCACCGGGGCAAATTCGCGAAATTGTGCAAACCATGAGTCTGGTTTGGCCGCTGGTGATGGAGATGTTGGGCGATCAGGATCGCTTACGCTTTGAATTTGGTCAGATGCCCGACAACCTGCGCCAGTTGCTGGTCAATATTAAAGATCCTTTGCAATCCTTATTGTTGTGCTTAGATAAACTCACCGACGCCTTGCAGAAGTCCCTCGACCCTAAGGCCGATGGGGATTTTAGCGTGGATGTAGCCGAAGGCTGGCAAGCGCCGATGGGGATTATGCATGCCCGGGCAGAGCAAATGTCTGAAGCCATCTCTTGGCTGGCAGCACAAGAGGCTCAATCCACACAAAATAAAGCCGCACACAATACAGTCACGCAAGAAAACCCGCAGGCGGAACTCCCCGTGGCGCGCTGGTTATCCAAGGTGCCTTATGGTGATGACTGGGATATCCGCATTTCGGCATCGCCTATTTCAGTCGCCGATCAGTTACGTAAAAACCTGTGGTGGCGTTGTTATGGTGCGGTCGTCACATCCGCAACGCTAACCGCGTTAAACAGTTTTAATAACCTCAGCTTTGAAACCGGCCTGCCGAATTGGGCCAATTACCAGCGGGTACAATCGCCATTTAACTACCCAGAATTGGGCGAGCTGCAAACGGTGAATCTGGCCTCTGACCCAAAGAGTGAACAGTTTCAGCAGGATATTGAGGCGTGGCTAAAAGATAACGTCGATTTAACCAAAGGCACGTTAGTCTTGTTCAGCTCGCGTGCTCAGCTGGAAGCCACCCGCGATCAGTTTATCTCAGACTGGTACGATCAATTATTATGTCAGGGCTTCTTGCCCAAAGCTGAAATTGTCCGCCGCCATAAAAAGCGTATTGATGAGGGTCAGGGCAGTATTATTTTTGGCCTCGCCAGCTTTGCCGAAGGAATCGACTTGCCGGGTGAATACGTCACTCATGTGGTGATTGTGAAAATTCCGTTTGCGGTACCCGATGATCCGATTCAGGCGGCTACCAGTGAATGGCTCGAAAGCCGTGGCCGAAATCCGTTTATGGATCTGACGTTGCCAGCCGCATCCGTTCGTTTGGTACAGGCTTGCGGTCGTTTAATTCGTAAGGAAGATGATTACGGTCGGGTGAGTATTCTTGATAAACGCCTGATTTCTCATCGTTACGGCCAGTTATTACTGGATTCTTTGCCACCGTTAAAGCGTATTGGCTAA